In the genome of Streptomyces sp. V2I9, one region contains:
- a CDS encoding RICIN domain-containing protein, with amino-acid sequence MPTFRPRRALTAAATAVALLAPFGAGSASAADRAGQDLINRTDGSRLALYADATAENAVAVSLRDPAWKHRTEVWDEVGGQWESGRYTLTFKNKAADKCLQPADAKPTRGTTVVVRTCDGSDLQRWVLRPEGDNNSRWWIWQPKVDTDLALTLNRYNDGSWNTLHLDTSYPSADRLWHLANDNTSW; translated from the coding sequence ATGCCCACGTTCCGCCCCCGCCGCGCCCTCACCGCGGCCGCAACCGCGGTCGCCCTTCTCGCCCCGTTCGGCGCGGGAAGCGCCTCGGCGGCCGATCGCGCCGGCCAGGACCTGATCAACCGGACCGACGGAAGCCGCCTCGCGCTGTACGCCGACGCCACGGCCGAGAACGCCGTCGCGGTCTCCCTGCGCGACCCGGCGTGGAAGCACAGGACCGAGGTCTGGGACGAGGTCGGCGGCCAGTGGGAGAGCGGCCGCTACACGCTGACCTTCAAGAACAAGGCCGCCGACAAGTGCCTCCAGCCGGCCGACGCGAAGCCCACGCGCGGCACCACGGTCGTCGTACGCACCTGCGACGGGTCCGACCTCCAGCGCTGGGTCCTGCGTCCGGAGGGCGACAACAACTCCCGCTGGTGGATCTGGCAGCCCAAGGTGGACACCGACCTCGCCCTGACCCTCAACCGTTACAACGACGGCAGCTGGAACACCCTCCACCTGGACACCTCCTACCCGAGCGCCGACCGCCTCTGGCACCTGGCGAACGACAACACCAGCTGGTGA
- a CDS encoding helix-turn-helix transcriptional regulator, translating into MATPEAVEFAALLKNLKDRSGRSYGVLAGKLHVSTSTLHRYCNGDAVPNEFAPVERFARVCGASPDELVEVHRRWIIADAARRRPPAGAMGAGTGAVPPAPVPASAPEPPAPAPAPVPAAVAPAAVEDGATAEGVERDQREVRDVRDESGDRGDGGGSVPDITSERVGVGGGGRPEEGVRSRWSRLSRRTRVLIAAAGVAALLVPTGVVAADLVGSGKEGGGSAADRVEDGSGGLAGASEGTASATPRASASPGPAGPSARASASASGRPSGKPSAGSGGGQAESGGGSGKGGDRTTGLGAPPTVSISSYNWDEPCGQHFLVNRGPEKLDPPPAPQDRRGWAETYGGVDAGNMLLQLTVQGTSREAVVLKGMNVRVISRKAPLPWSAYLMGNGCGSGIMPQTFASHLDAGHPTIRPVAGSRGDIEVPAVDFPYKVTSEDVEVFNLDVKAVSYDVTWYLELEWSSGGKEGVLRIDDHGKPFRLSGMKGRPEYVYGGPGYGWEPAG; encoded by the coding sequence GTGGCGACGCCGGAGGCTGTGGAGTTCGCGGCTCTGCTGAAGAATCTGAAGGACCGTTCGGGACGCAGCTACGGGGTGCTCGCGGGGAAGCTGCACGTCAGTACGTCCACCCTTCACCGGTACTGCAACGGGGACGCCGTGCCGAACGAGTTCGCCCCCGTGGAGCGGTTCGCGCGGGTGTGCGGGGCGTCGCCGGACGAGCTGGTGGAGGTGCACCGGCGGTGGATCATCGCGGACGCGGCCCGGCGGCGGCCTCCCGCGGGGGCGATGGGTGCGGGGACCGGGGCCGTTCCGCCTGCCCCCGTACCGGCTTCCGCCCCGGAGCCTCCTGCTCCCGCTCCCGCGCCGGTCCCTGCCGCCGTTGCTCCTGCGGCTGTTGAGGACGGCGCGACTGCTGAGGGCGTCGAGCGCGACCAGCGTGAGGTGCGCGATGTGCGTGACGAGAGCGGTGACCGGGGCGACGGCGGGGGCTCGGTGCCGGACATCACGTCCGAGCGCGTCGGCGTCGGTGGGGGCGGCAGGCCGGAGGAGGGCGTGCGCTCCCGGTGGTCCCGGCTCTCCCGGCGTACGCGGGTGCTCATCGCCGCCGCCGGGGTCGCCGCGCTCCTCGTGCCGACCGGTGTCGTCGCCGCCGATCTCGTCGGCTCGGGGAAGGAAGGCGGAGGGAGCGCGGCGGACCGGGTGGAGGACGGGAGCGGGGGGCTCGCCGGGGCTTCGGAGGGCACCGCGTCGGCCACGCCGCGCGCCTCCGCGAGCCCGGGTCCGGCCGGCCCGTCGGCCCGTGCCTCCGCGTCCGCCTCGGGGCGGCCGTCCGGGAAGCCCTCGGCGGGCTCCGGGGGCGGGCAGGCGGAGAGCGGCGGGGGAAGCGGGAAGGGGGGTGACCGCACCACGGGCCTCGGGGCTCCGCCGACCGTCAGCATCTCCTCGTACAACTGGGACGAACCCTGCGGCCAGCACTTCCTGGTGAACCGGGGGCCCGAGAAGCTGGACCCGCCGCCCGCGCCGCAGGACCGGCGCGGCTGGGCGGAGACGTACGGCGGGGTGGACGCCGGGAACATGCTGCTCCAGCTCACCGTCCAGGGGACCTCGCGCGAGGCCGTCGTCCTCAAGGGCATGAACGTGCGGGTGATCTCGCGGAAGGCTCCGCTGCCCTGGTCGGCGTACCTGATGGGCAACGGCTGCGGCAGCGGCATCATGCCCCAGACGTTCGCGTCCCACCTCGACGCCGGGCACCCCACCATTCGGCCGGTGGCGGGGTCCCGGGGGGACATCGAGGTGCCGGCGGTGGACTTCCCGTACAAGGTGACCTCCGAGGACGTGGAGGTCTTCAACCTCGACGTGAAGGCCGTGAGCTACGACGTCACCTGGTACCTGGAGCTGGAGTGGAGCAGCGGCGGCAAGGAGGGCGTGCTGCGGATCGACGACCACGGGAAGCCGTTCCGGCTCAGCGGGATGAAGGGGCGGCCGGAGTACGTGTACGGCGGCCCCGGCTACGGATGGGAACCCGCCGGGTGA
- a CDS encoding dihydrofolate reductase family protein, translating into MNRIVTSISLSLDGYFEGPDQDIDWHTVDEELHQHFNDHLRTMGAFVEGRVTYELMEEFWPTADQDPENEGPMAEFAGIWREMPKLVFSRTLESVGPNATLLHEVDPEQVRALCEAASGDLVVGGAGLLESFRRHDLIDEYRIYVHPLILGRGRSFFPDTEERQRLRLLETRTFGNGVVLLRYETVRAS; encoded by the coding sequence GTGAACAGGATCGTCACGTCCATCTCGCTCTCCCTCGACGGATACTTCGAAGGGCCCGACCAGGACATCGACTGGCACACCGTGGACGAGGAGCTGCACCAGCACTTCAACGACCACCTCCGCACGATGGGCGCCTTCGTCGAGGGGCGCGTCACCTATGAGCTGATGGAGGAGTTCTGGCCGACCGCCGATCAGGACCCGGAGAACGAGGGGCCGATGGCCGAGTTCGCGGGGATCTGGCGGGAGATGCCGAAGCTCGTGTTCTCGCGCACGCTGGAGAGCGTGGGGCCGAACGCGACCCTGCTGCACGAGGTCGACCCCGAGCAGGTGCGGGCGCTGTGCGAGGCCGCCTCGGGGGACCTGGTGGTCGGCGGCGCGGGCCTGCTGGAGTCGTTCCGGCGGCACGACCTGATCGACGAGTACCGGATCTACGTCCACCCCCTCATCCTCGGCCGGGGCCGCAGCTTCTTCCCGGACACGGAGGAGCGGCAGAGGCTCCGGCTGTTGGAGACCCGGACCTTCGGCAACGGGGTCGTGCTGCTCCGTTACGAGACGGTCCGGGCGTCGTGA
- a CDS encoding alpha/beta fold hydrolase has protein sequence MSLFVDDPSRLGTTRLSDGRVLGWAEWGPEDGLPVLLSPGAGTSRWLGIGAGAAETEGVRLVSVDRPGLGVSTPAPDRTYTDFVADMRELTELRGLGPLPAMLGNSQGAPFALACAAAGVVSALALVSPADEVAAPEFAAALPDDLRGLVGRVAEDPVGAEKVFAGFDGDALRRMVLAGSPASDLMVYEDPGFAAAYGRALDEGFAQGAAAGYARDTALAMGRWPIDLGAITVPVEVWYGEEDASHSPDLGRRLVSRIPGARRTIVPGVGGALLWAAAEPILASLAETVRPDEPEERDWREEWARRGERNRGERPGAGRP, from the coding sequence ATGAGTTTGTTCGTCGATGATCCCTCCCGTCTCGGAACCACCCGCCTCTCCGACGGGAGGGTGCTCGGCTGGGCCGAGTGGGGGCCGGAGGACGGGCTGCCCGTGCTGCTCTCCCCCGGCGCCGGGACCAGCCGGTGGCTCGGCATCGGGGCGGGGGCGGCCGAGACGGAGGGTGTCCGGCTGGTCTCGGTGGACCGTCCCGGCCTCGGGGTCTCCACGCCCGCGCCGGACCGGACCTACACCGACTTCGTCGCCGACATGAGGGAGTTGACCGAGCTGCGCGGACTGGGGCCGCTCCCCGCCATGCTCGGGAACTCCCAGGGCGCGCCCTTCGCCCTCGCCTGCGCGGCGGCGGGCGTCGTCTCCGCGCTCGCGCTCGTCTCGCCCGCCGACGAGGTCGCGGCCCCCGAGTTCGCCGCCGCGCTCCCCGACGACCTGCGGGGCCTGGTCGGGCGGGTGGCGGAGGACCCGGTCGGCGCGGAGAAGGTGTTCGCCGGGTTCGACGGGGACGCGCTGCGGCGGATGGTCCTGGCCGGGAGCCCGGCGAGCGACCTCATGGTGTACGAGGACCCCGGCTTCGCCGCAGCCTACGGCCGCGCCCTCGACGAGGGGTTCGCGCAGGGCGCCGCCGCCGGGTACGCCCGCGACACCGCGCTCGCCATGGGGCGCTGGCCCATCGACCTCGGCGCGATCACCGTCCCGGTCGAGGTCTGGTACGGCGAGGAGGACGCCTCCCACTCGCCCGACCTCGGCCGCCGGCTCGTCTCCCGTATCCCCGGTGCACGGCGCACGATCGTGCCGGGCGTCGGGGGCGCGCTGCTCTGGGCCGCCGCCGAACCGATCCTGGCGTCGCTGGCGGAGACCGTACGGCCGGACGAGCCGGAGGAGCGGGACTGGAGGGAGGAGTGGGCCCGGCGGGGGGAGCGGAACCGTGGGGAGAGACCAGGCGCCGGACGGCCGTGA
- a CDS encoding phosphatidylserine/phosphatidylglycerophosphate/cardiolipin synthase family protein: protein MSATAADVPEAPERPALDDRTCEERSLRLRRRLERLIGIAATEGNALVPLRNGDQIFGAMLEAIRGAQHTVDLMTFVYWRGDIALTFAEALADRARAGVRVRLMLDGFGSRLIEKDQLELMDRAGVTVTWFRKPLHLSPLKQNHRCHRKVLVVDERTAFTGGVGIAEEWCGDARNENEWRDTHVQVTGPAVDGLAAAFAQNWAECHDELFDERDRFITEEHHGDSVVQVVRGSASFGWQDMQTLIRIVLESAEERVRLTTAYFAPDAYFTGLLCDTARRGVEVEILLPGPHTDKRVCQLAGQRYYEELTACGVKIYQYQPTMLHTKSLTIDRVAALIGSTNFNRRSLDHDEEVMLAVLDRDFTATLDGHFDEDREKSVLIERGRWKRRDLLQRAREAAVVPIRRFL, encoded by the coding sequence ATGTCCGCCACAGCTGCCGATGTTCCCGAAGCTCCCGAACGGCCGGCCCTGGACGATCGCACCTGCGAGGAGCGGAGCCTCCGGCTCAGACGCAGGCTGGAACGGCTGATCGGCATAGCCGCCACCGAGGGGAACGCCCTCGTCCCGCTCCGTAACGGCGACCAGATCTTCGGCGCGATGCTGGAGGCGATCCGGGGCGCGCAGCACACCGTGGACCTCATGACGTTCGTCTACTGGCGCGGTGACATCGCCCTCACGTTCGCCGAAGCGCTGGCCGACCGCGCCCGCGCCGGGGTCCGGGTGCGGCTGATGCTCGACGGGTTCGGGTCGCGGCTCATCGAGAAGGACCAGCTGGAGCTGATGGACCGGGCCGGGGTCACCGTCACCTGGTTCCGCAAGCCCCTCCACCTCTCGCCGCTCAAGCAGAACCACCGTTGCCACCGCAAGGTCCTCGTCGTCGACGAGCGCACCGCGTTCACCGGCGGTGTCGGGATAGCCGAGGAGTGGTGCGGCGACGCCCGCAACGAGAACGAGTGGCGCGACACCCACGTGCAGGTCACCGGGCCCGCCGTCGACGGGCTGGCCGCCGCGTTCGCGCAGAACTGGGCCGAGTGTCACGACGAGCTGTTCGACGAACGCGACCGGTTCATCACCGAGGAGCACCACGGGGACTCCGTCGTCCAGGTCGTGCGGGGTTCCGCCTCCTTCGGCTGGCAGGACATGCAGACCCTGATCCGGATCGTCCTGGAGTCCGCCGAGGAACGCGTCCGCCTCACCACCGCCTACTTCGCGCCCGACGCCTACTTCACCGGGCTGCTCTGCGACACCGCCCGGCGCGGGGTGGAGGTCGAGATCCTGCTGCCGGGACCGCACACCGACAAGCGGGTCTGCCAGCTCGCCGGACAGCGGTACTACGAGGAGCTGACCGCCTGCGGCGTGAAGATCTACCAGTACCAGCCGACGATGCTGCACACGAAGTCCCTCACCATCGACCGGGTCGCCGCCCTCATCGGCTCCACCAACTTCAACCGGCGCTCCCTCGACCACGACGAGGAAGTCATGCTCGCCGTCCTCGACCGGGACTTCACCGCCACCCTCGACGGCCACTTCGACGAGGACCGGGAGAAGAGCGTGCTGATCGAGCGCGGCCGGTGGAAGCGGCGCGACCTCCTCCAGCGGGCCCGCGAAGCGGCCGTCGTGCCCATCCGCCGCTTCCTCTGA
- a CDS encoding DUF397 domain-containing protein, giving the protein MSTALNWFKSSHSSDEGGACLEVAYDWRKSSYSGSDGGQCLEVAYDWQKSSHSGDEGGACVEIAAHPAAVHIRDSKDIEGPTFTVAPSAWTAFAAYAATA; this is encoded by the coding sequence ATGAGCACCGCACTGAACTGGTTCAAGTCGAGCCACAGCAGCGACGAGGGCGGCGCGTGCCTCGAAGTCGCGTACGACTGGCGGAAGTCGAGCTACAGCGGCAGCGATGGCGGCCAGTGCCTCGAAGTCGCTTACGACTGGCAGAAGTCGAGCCACAGCGGCGACGAGGGCGGGGCCTGCGTCGAGATCGCCGCGCACCCCGCCGCCGTCCACATCCGCGATTCCAAGGACATCGAAGGCCCGACGTTCACCGTCGCGCCCTCGGCCTGGACGGCGTTCGCCGCCTACGCGGCCACCGCCTGA